DNA sequence from the Actinacidiphila yeochonensis CN732 genome:
GGGGTCGGGAACGCGGTGTTCGGCAACAGCTGCGTCACCCTGGACAGCGGCGCCCGGGCCGAGGGCGCCACGGTGGGCGGAAGCGGGCTCCTGGGCGGCAACACGGCCGGCCTGCCGTTGAGCCTGCCGCGCAACCACTGCGGCAACAGCGGCATCGTCTGCACGGCCGTCTTCATGGCCAGCGTATGACGGTGCGGAAGTGGGCCGGGACCGTCGGGTTGGAGGCGTCCGTCCGGCTGGATGCGAGCGCCCCGCCGGACGGAAACGGCCTCGCCGCCGGGCGGGAAGCGGCGGCGGACCAGGCCGTGGCGGAGCTGCTGGCTCTGAGCGGGCGGGCGCTGCCGCTGCTGCGGGAGTGGGCGGCGGCGGAGCCGGGCTGCGGCGTGGCGCGGGCGCTGCTGGTCTTCGCCACCGCCGACGGGCTGGACGACGCCGCCCTGAAGGAGCAGCTGGTGATCGCGCACCGGGACGCGCGGGCCGTCGGCGAGCGGGAGGCGAGCCTGGTCCACGGGGTGTTCCTGCACACCCACCGGCAGTACCGGCTGGCGTCCGACCACCTGGCGGGGCACTTCGCCCGGTGGCCCGCCGACGAGCAGGCCGGGCTCATGCTGGGCGCCTTCTCCTCCTGCGGGGACGCCGCCTACCGCGCTTACGGCGACGCCCTGGTGGAGCGGCAGTCCGCGCTGGCCGGGCCGGAGAACTGGCCGTGGACGAGCTGGCTGGCCGCGATCCGGGCCGAGCAGGGCCGGGTACGGGAGGCGCACGAGCTGGCCGAACGGGCGCTGGAGCTGCACCCCCGCTCGGGTGTGGCCGCGCACGCCCTCGCGCACGCCGAGCACGAGCTCGGGGCCGGGCCCGCCGCCGTCGGCTTCGTGGACCAGTGGCTCGCCGAGGACCCGCAGGCCGTCCAGGCGCGGCACCTGGGCTGGCACGCCGCCCTTCAGGCGATCGCTTGCGGGGACTTCGCCGAGGCG
Encoded proteins:
- a CDS encoding chaplin family protein, with amino-acid sequence MGTETRGHGGRAGSRVAVLGAVAGATLLPAGAAHASVVGVGNAVFGNSCVTLDSGARAEGATVGGSGLLGGNTAGLPLSLPRNHCGNSGIVCTAVFMASV
- a CDS encoding tetratricopeptide repeat protein — translated: MTVRKWAGTVGLEASVRLDASAPPDGNGLAAGREAAADQAVAELLALSGRALPLLREWAAAEPGCGVARALLVFATADGLDDAALKEQLVIAHRDARAVGEREASLVHGVFLHTHRQYRLASDHLAGHFARWPADEQAGLMLGAFSSCGDAAYRAYGDALVERQSALAGPENWPWTSWLAAIRAEQGRVREAHELAERALELHPRSGVAAHALAHAEHELGAGPAAVGFVDQWLAEDPQAVQARHLGWHAALQAIACGDFAEARRRADRALAVTDVGMRAATNWRLLLAGQEPAGRSDPAQVRELLAAPGGTAEIFHTFNLALALAVEAATDDLRALARRAAADPRPDFREVLAPVAEALAEVTAGRPRAAVDLLGALGERAERIGGVRVEREIVQDTLARALVDAGEPARAAELLHHRTTTRRHHAYEDLLRAERPPAAGPAPR